The genomic region ACTTTATATTAAGTTTTGAACGCGTTGCAATTGAATAGAAAactctgtatacatatataaatatattattttaaattataagttttattattttaaagtttaataCATTTTCGTTTTAGCTTTGGTTTTAACACACGATTTTTTCGTACGAACATTCAAAGAAAGTGAAATTACAAGCCTTAGCATGGAATGTGCATGTATGACCTTATACAATATAATAGGAAACTAGGAAAATtgtaatatgtatgcaaaaatattattatttaatcaattttattatatttatattttttgttgaaatgtaaacaaatagtGCTCGGAAATTGTGTGCATGCACATTCCAATATTCAGCTACAAGAAGTATTCAATAGAATACTACCACTACTTAATAAAGCGTGGCTTAGTACATCAAATATTTgttctttttgaaaattaaccTCACTTTTACTATGTCATAGCAGCAGTTAACATAAAACTATAACGTAATGCTTTTATGGTGTTGAAATAAGCTATCAGCCTATACTATCTACTAATTTTGAAATAGTCATAATGAATGGCGTGTGATTTACAACACTTCGTTGGAAACACTTTCGATAACATCGAAAGCATGCTTGATATCTGCGTCAGTGAGTAAGCGATTCACCGTTATACGTATGCTTTGACGTATAGCATGTTTCtccaaattattcaaataacgCGCCTCAATAACAGCAACACCCTTTGCAATGCActagaaatatatttcaatgtaTAAACAATTGAAAACGTTAATTTCATATAGGAATTACCTTATTGGCTATTTGAATGAGCAATTCCCGTTCCTCATCTGCATTTTCGCGTTCCTCCGCTATATATAAGTGTTTGATGGGCGAAAGTTCGTTGGCACGCAACTTCAACTTTGAAAATTTACCAAATATCATTTGCACTTTTCGCGAAATTTCCTGCAGTTGGGTAAACATTTGCGGTTCGGTTTCGAAACGATCAAGTGCAGAGATGGCTGCTTGTGTCAATAGTGGTGGCAGTGATGCAGAGAAGCAATAACCCAAACCCGACAGACGTTGGTGCTCGACGATAAAGTGTGAACCGACACAGAAACCGCCGATGGTAGCTAGAGAATTTTCCATACCTGCCATAATGAGATCAACCTCAATCAGCTGTTAATAAAAACGTTTAGTAAaccattaaaatataatatatgcaatttatgttaaaaaatatacttacgtCGACATTAAAGTGCTCGGTGAGACCATGGCCGGTTTTACCAAGTGTGCCAAAGGAAATGCTCTCATCCAGGAACAAACGCAATTTATACTTAGCACGTAGCGCTACAAGTTCGGGTAAAGGACATATTTCGCCAGTATTCATGTAAATACCTTCGGCTAAAAGAAAACGACGGGTCTTGGCTGCCTTCTTTGGATtctatttgtataaaaataaactattgGTAATTA from Bactrocera tryoni isolate S06 chromosome 3, CSIRO_BtryS06_freeze2, whole genome shotgun sequence harbors:
- the LOC120770324 gene encoding serine palmitoyltransferase 1 → MVAIPYLFNEIERIFENTPLYVIVLEAFLLLSVIWLLLFKRNGRGKRYTKVEEEEIISKYEPEPLIAETDPNHPLLQTRLVQSKVGKRVVVDGHECLNLATHNYLGLLEDDKILEDACNTLKKYGVGSCGPRGFYGTMDVHLDLEERLAKFTGMEESVVYSYGFSTIASAIPAYAKRGDVIFADEMVNFAIQKGLDASRSTIYYYKHNNMADLESLLIEQQERDAKNPKKAAKTRRFLLAEGIYMNTGEICPLPELVALRAKYKLRLFLDESISFGTLGKTGHGLTEHFNVDLIEVDLIMAGMENSLATIGGFCVGSHFIVEHQRLSGLGYCFSASLPPLLTQAAISALDRFETEPQMFTQLQEISRKVQMIFGKFSKLKLRANELSPIKHLYIAEERENADEERELLIQIANKCIAKGVAVIEARYLNNLEKHAIRQSIRITVNRLLTDADIKHAFDVIESVSNEVL